A region from the Acyrthosiphon pisum isolate AL4f chromosome A1, pea_aphid_22Mar2018_4r6ur, whole genome shotgun sequence genome encodes:
- the LOC100169493 gene encoding mitogen-activated protein kinase p38b isoform X2, protein MKYYKIEINKTEWEVPDRYQMLTPVGLGAYGQVCSAVDNQTGLKVAIKKLARPFQSAVHAKRTYRELRMLKHMNHENVIGLLDVFTPANTMNNFNQLYMVTHLMGADLNNIIRTQKLSDDHVQFLVYQILRGLKYIHSAGIIHRDLKPSNIGVNEDCELKILDFGLARPTESEMTGYVATRWYRAPEIMLNWMHYNQTVDIWSVGCIMAELLTGRTLFPGTDHVDQLTRLLVLSGTPSDEYLNKIKSSEAKKYIQSLPVMPKKDFGEVFKGANPLAIKLLEEMLELDADKRMTAEKALAHPYLAQYADPSDEPNSPPYDQSFEDMELNVEKWKELVWEEVVSYVPSTQLESP, encoded by the exons ATGAAGTATTACAAAATCGAAATTAACAAGACCGAATGGGAAGTACCCGATAGGTATCAAATGCTCACTCCCGTTGGTCTTGGTGCCTACGGCCAAgtttg ctCAGCTGTTGACAATCAGACGGGGCTGAAAGTTGCTATCAAAAAACTTGCCAGACCATTTCAGTCAGCGGTTCATGCTAAACGTACCTATCGAGAGCTTCGCATGTTAAAACACATGAACCATGAAAAT GTGATTGGATTATTAGACGTGTTCACACCTGCAAAtactatgaataattttaatcaatt atataTGGTCACCCATTTAATGGGAGCTgacttaaataatatcatacgtaCACAAAAATTATCTGATGATCATGTTCAATTTCTTGTTTACCAAATTTTACGAGGTTTGAAGTACATCCATTCTGCTGGAATAATCCATAGA gaTTTAAAACCATCAAATATTGGTGTAAATGAAGATTGTGagctaaaaatattagattttggaTTAGCAAGACCAACTGAAAGTGAAATGACTGGATATGTGGCTACCAGATGGTACAGAGCACCTGAGATTATGTTAAACTGGATGCATTACAATCAGACAG ttgatATTTGGTCAGTAGGCTGCATTATGGCTGAACTTTTGACAGGAAGGACATTATTTCCTGGCACAGATC ATGTGGATCAATTAACACGTTTATTAGTTTTGAGTGGAACGCCGTccgatgaatatttaaataaaattaaaagctCGGAG gcaaaaaaatatatacagtctTTACCGGTAATGCCGAAAAAAGATTTTGGTGAAGTATTCAAAGGAGCTAATCCATTAG cAATTAAACTGTTAGAAGAAATGTTGGAATTGGACGCTGATAAAAGAATGACTGCTGAAAAAGCACTTGCACATCCATACCTGGCGCAATATGCTGATCCATCTGACGAACCAAATTCACCTCCATATGATCAAAGCTTTGAAGATATGGaattaaatgtagaaaaatgGAAAG AACTTGTCTGGGAAGAAGTTGTAAGTTATGTTCCATCCACACAATTAGAATCACCATAA
- the LOC100159931 gene encoding trafficking protein particle complex subunit 8, with protein MACDDDNDFIRGIFCPHVAVLCSEKAQEMCRKNNLSFSDLLNPFARLTDVNFKDTNGGTINVPYLQIVFSNMNSQPLSITKERSRLHDSVNITTEPSNITVKIGGREITIPENTPWFTKWRTTFLQIQNVSDHEYTKHFLGCMIVISSSDEDKVSSLTQQVQQSILPNQNQSPKWFHTTILRYYVVLHESLNPDLSIANKIIETLQSTYGHSSCHLLRLNSCTSPKTELTEGIWDYLNNSFSLTDSIDPHDQSGEFENSLNSVDSSLIHPLSPQEYNKNLDGESKMDIQKVYGAYLDENDHNNIRDLTKHFVSRSLIPYIESQIQSLNESVTNKKGVSRSLLSATKRWFSTNKPTAAALPATVIYTNDSPELQTRRLADLYMILGAWSLAFPLYQAAKRDFSADNAWMLYSGAIEMAAICALMCPSVCDNRKAIEYANESVLTYLNTCRVPQFATRATILFCELFVSREMYGEAAKMFIQMTNEDSDLRSALLLEQAAYAFLKSQKPPMLRKYAFHMVLAGHRYSKATQRKQSLSCYQQAYQVFEDTHWTLAEDHIQTAIGRQATFLKHMKQASEAYSKLLARASSQPPDQQSTILRDYLNIKLEYAAEKNDSSIIDLALPLIDQKKIKILLNADSIITKEHSFDDDLLDPRWYKMEEDLITEARGIPPLIFKPTFAFYGSNDAIKQLLYVNELVQVQMTLSNPLNISLCIENLSLTYSFDKELNLVEPQVLDELLLAPSSTTQVILGLKTKSIGILTITGVQFSLLIPSIMSDDIVKRVINGWQRFEMLSSIQFNVQPQTSLLKVDFDGNQVNTLIGEMNIIRLTLENAGTIPLHKIYVSTSIEDSFFSESNHSCKNKKIRSLLIQMPPNSKKSVEFCFNSPDTETFSLDLLFYYESQIETKKQDYRLCRASWFMTAKPCVRLSASALLANQNSETLNLKTIVHNLYKGNEVEQVKLKQVFLYSPEWTLSKKIYPQGSIKDLDQQQSCHLFLQACRTNKSGISKINFDNEQFPQTDMCEKFVSITKSLSKEIKMPKFDRHKVQTEVLKCIDLVLAILWQVIIKDHSNQLRIICGIHRVSLTKLNLSVAWPELGCLDVSKNISKPIGRLKIFGPDRNIHPYDGTPLPNDATGLLESPMNRLINIAFSHPSTVSHSFNDKKMCIVSVLIILKNCVEHKIEVKIDTNTASCSKPDVDDQHFCWIGVINPKPFFLPVSATRTIRLHAAVASQGCYKMTAKLDILARPYPPAQHAFLSQINSSSSLLVIKDPKSEITS; from the exons ATGGCTTGCGACGACGACAATGATTTCATTCGTGGCATATTTTGCCCGCATGTAGCCGTCTTGTGTTCGGAAAAGGCACAAGAAATGTGtcgtaaaaacaatttaagctTCAGCGATCTGCTTAATCCATTTGCTCGGTTGACAGACG TTAATTTCAAAGACACCAATGGTGGTACGATAAATGTCCCATATCTTCAGATAGTGTTTTCCAACATGAACAGCCAGCCCTTGTCGATCACCAAGGAAAGAAGTCGCTTACATGATTCTGTTAATATAACAACCGAACCAAGTAACATTACTGTCAAAATTG GTGGACGGGAAATCACAATACCTGAAAATACGCCATGGTTTACTAAGTGGAGaacaacatttttacaaattcaaaatGTCTCAGACCATGaatatactaaacattttttaggaT GTATGATAGTAATAAGCTCTTCTGATGAAGATAAAGTGTCATCATTGACACAGCAAGTTCAACAATCAATTTTACCAAATCAAAATCAATCACCTAAGTGGTTTCATACCactatattaagatattatgttgttttacaTGAAAGCCTTAATCCTGATTTGAGCat agctaataaaattattgaaacattaCAGTCAACATATGGCCATAGTAGTTGCCATCTCCTTAGATTAAACTCGTGTACATCTCCTAAAACCGAGTTAACTGAAGGAATATGGGATTACTTGAATAATTCATTTAGTTTAACTGATAGTATAGATCCGCATGATCAGAGTGGAGAATTTGAAAACAGTTTGAACTCTGTAGATAGTTCTTTAATACATCCCCTAAGTCCACAAGAATATAACAAGAATTTGGATGGTGAATCAAAAATGGACATTCAAAAAGTATATGGTGCTTATTTAGATGAAAACGATCATAACAATATACGAGATTTAACCAAACATTTTGTTTCAAGATCACTAATACCTTATATTGAATCTCAAATACAATCTTTAAATGAAtcg GTAACAAACAAAAAAGGTGTGAGTAGATCACTTTTAAGTGCAACCAAAAGATGGTTTAGTACAAATAAACCTACTGCAGCAGCCTTACCAGCTACAGTTAT ttacacAAATGATTCACCAGAGCTTCAAACCCGACGTCTAGCTGATTTATATATGATTTTGGGTGCCTGGTCTCTTGCTTTTCCATTATACCAGGCTGCCAAAAGAGACTTTAGTGCAGATAACGCTTGGATGTTGTATAGTGGTGCTATCGAAATGGCTGCTATTTGTGCTTTAATGTGCCCTAGTGTATGTGACAATCGAAAAGCCATAGAATATGCCAACGAGAGTGTATTGACATATTTGAATACTTGCAG GGTTCCACAATTTGCAACAAGAGCTACAATactattttgtgaattatttgtCAGCCGGGAAATGTATGGAGAGGCtgctaaaatgtttattcagaTGACAAATGAAGACTCAGATTTACGTAGTGCTCTACTTTTAGAACAGGCAGCATATGCTTTCCTGAAATCACAAAAACCCCCAATGTTGAGAAAGTATGCTTTTCATATGGTTCTGGCTGGACACCGATACTCAAAAGCAACACAAAGAAAGCAGTCACTAAGTTGTTACCAACAAGCTTATCAG gtCTTTGAAGATACACATTGGACATTAGCAGAAGACCATATACAAACAGCTATAGGTAGACaagctacatttttaaaacacatgAAACAAGCTTCTGAAGCATATTCCAAATTGCTAGCAAGAGCTTCAAGTCAACCACCAGATCAACAATCTACCATTCTTAgagattatttgaacataaaattg GAATATGCAGCAGAGAAAAATGACTCGTCGATCATTGATTTGGCCTTACCTCTCATAGatcagaaaaaaatcaaaatattgttaaatgcaGACAGTATAATAACTAAAGAACATAGTTTTGATGACGACTTGTTGGACCCAAGGTGGTATAAAATGGAAGAAGATTTAATTACAGAAGCTCGTGGAATACCGCCATTAATATTTAAGCCAACTTTTGCTTTCTATGGTAGCAATGatgcaataaaacaattattgtacgtGAATg AATTAGTGCAAGTACAAATGACATTATCAAACCCATTAAACATATCCTTATGCATTGAAAACTTATCATTGACATATTCTTTTGATAAAGAGTTAAATTTGGTAGAACCTCAAGTGCTAGATGAACTACTTTTAGCACCTTCCAGTACAACACAA GTTATACTTGGACTGAAAACTAAAAGTATTGGGATTCTAACTATAACTGGTGTTCAGTTTAGCTTATTGATTCCATCAATTATGAGTGATGACATAGTCAAACGAGTAATAAATGGTTGGCAACGTTTTGAGATGTTGAGTTCTATACAGTTCAACGTTCAACCACAAACTTCTTTATTAAAG gtgGATTTTGATGGAAATCAGGTTAACACATTAATTGGTGAAATGAACATAATACGATTAACATTAGAAAATGCTGGTACAATACCATTGCATAAAATCTATGTGTCAACTTCAATTGAAGATTCATTTTTCTCAGAATCAAATCATTcttgcaaaaacaaaaaaattcgaAGTTTGTTAATTCAAATGCCTCCAAATTCGAAAAAGTCTGTAGAATTTTGCTTCAATAGTCCAGACACAGAAACATTTAGCCttgatttgttattttattatgaatctcaaattgaaactaaaaaacaaGACTACAGATTATGCAGGGCTAGTTGGTTTATGACAGCAAAACCTTGTGTTAGGTTATCTGCTTCTGCGTTACTTGCAAACCAAAACAGTGAAAcccttaatttaaaaacaatcgttcataatttatataag GGAAATGAAGTAGAACAAGTAAAACTAAAGCAAGTATTCTTGTACAGTCCAGAATGGAcactatctaaaaaaatataccctcAAGGAAGTATAAAAGATTTGGATCAACAGCAGTCATGTCATTTATTCTTACAAGCTTGTCGAACAAACAAAAGTGGCatttccaaaattaattttgataatgaaCAATTTCCTCAAACTGATATGTGtgaaaaatttgtttcaataacaaaatcactttcaaaagaaattaaaatgccAAAGTTTGATAGACACAAAGTTCAAACAGAGGTGTTGAAATGTATTGATCTCGTTTTGGCCATTTTATGGCAG GTAATAATCAAAGATCATTCAAATCAGCTGAGAATTATTTGTGGGATTCACAGGGTTtcattgacaaaattaaatttaagtgtaGCATGGCCTGAATTAGGGTGTTTAGATGTGTCAAAAAATATCTCCAAGCCAATAggaagattaaaaatatttggaccTGATCGAAATATACATCCATATGATGGAACACCTCTACCTAATGATGCAACAGGATTGTTAGAGTCGCCCATGAATCGGTTAATCAATATTGCTTTTTCACATCCTAGTACCGTTTCACATTCCTTTAATGACAAAAA aatgtgTATTGTATCTGTACTAATAATACTTAAGAACTGTGTTGAACACaaaattgaagttaaaattgatACTAACACAGCTAGTTGTTCAAA GCCGGATGTTGATGATCAACATTTCTGTTGGATTGGTGTTATCAATCCAAAGCCGTTTTTCTTGCCAGTTTCGGCAACGCGCACTATTCGCTTACACGCTGCAGTTGCTTCTCAAGGGTGTTATAAAATGACAGCTAAACTTGATATACTAGCACGACCTTATCCACCAGCTCAACATGCATTCCTATCCCAAATCAATTCGTCTTCTTCTTTATTAGTCATTAAAGACCCTAAATCTGAGATAACAAGTTAA
- the LOC100169493 gene encoding mitogen-activated protein kinase p38b isoform X1, whose translation MKYYKIEINKTEWEVPDRYQMLTPVGLGAYGQVCSAVDNQTGLKVAIKKLARPFQSAVHAKRTYRELRMLKHMNHENVIGLLDVFTPANTMNNFNQLYMVTHLMGADLNNIIRTQKLSDDHVQFLVYQILRGLKYIHSAGIIHRDLKPSNIGVNEDCELKILDFGLARPTESEMTGYVATRWYRAPEIMLNWMHYNQTVDIWSVGCIMAELLTGRTLFPGTDHIQQLNLILEILGTPSNELMQKISSESAKKYIQSLPVMPKKDFGEVFKGANPLAIKLLEEMLELDADKRMTAEKALAHPYLAQYADPSDEPNSPPYDQSFEDMELNVEKWKELVWEEVVSYVPSTQLESP comes from the exons ATGAAGTATTACAAAATCGAAATTAACAAGACCGAATGGGAAGTACCCGATAGGTATCAAATGCTCACTCCCGTTGGTCTTGGTGCCTACGGCCAAgtttg ctCAGCTGTTGACAATCAGACGGGGCTGAAAGTTGCTATCAAAAAACTTGCCAGACCATTTCAGTCAGCGGTTCATGCTAAACGTACCTATCGAGAGCTTCGCATGTTAAAACACATGAACCATGAAAAT GTGATTGGATTATTAGACGTGTTCACACCTGCAAAtactatgaataattttaatcaatt atataTGGTCACCCATTTAATGGGAGCTgacttaaataatatcatacgtaCACAAAAATTATCTGATGATCATGTTCAATTTCTTGTTTACCAAATTTTACGAGGTTTGAAGTACATCCATTCTGCTGGAATAATCCATAGA gaTTTAAAACCATCAAATATTGGTGTAAATGAAGATTGTGagctaaaaatattagattttggaTTAGCAAGACCAACTGAAAGTGAAATGACTGGATATGTGGCTACCAGATGGTACAGAGCACCTGAGATTATGTTAAACTGGATGCATTACAATCAGACAG ttgatATTTGGTCAGTAGGCTGCATTATGGCTGAACTTTTGACAGGAAGGACATTATTTCCTGGCACAGATC acatacaacaattaaatttgattttggaAATATTAGGCACCCCATCGAATGAACTGATGCAAAAGATATCCAGTGAATCG gcaaaaaaatatatacagtctTTACCGGTAATGCCGAAAAAAGATTTTGGTGAAGTATTCAAAGGAGCTAATCCATTAG cAATTAAACTGTTAGAAGAAATGTTGGAATTGGACGCTGATAAAAGAATGACTGCTGAAAAAGCACTTGCACATCCATACCTGGCGCAATATGCTGATCCATCTGACGAACCAAATTCACCTCCATATGATCAAAGCTTTGAAGATATGGaattaaatgtagaaaaatgGAAAG AACTTGTCTGGGAAGAAGTTGTAAGTTATGTTCCATCCACACAATTAGAATCACCATAA
- the LOC100167422 gene encoding NADH dehydrogenase [ubiquinone] 1 alpha subcomplex subunit 5 (The RefSeq protein has 1 substitution compared to this genomic sequence) — MSYKYLKQTTGLTRLNVAKSPHYTLGVLYGKILRTLRKMPEDAAYRKYTEQIISNRAKIVQETVAVEDFEKKIDCGQAEELIVQAENELVLSRQMLAFKPWESLIAKPSADQWSWPPSK; from the exons aCAACTGGTCTCACTAGACTCAATGTAGCAAAAAGTCCACATTATACTCTAGGAGTGTTATATGGAAAAATTCTGCGGACCTTGCGTAAAATGCCGGAGGATGCAGCGTATCGAAAGTATACTGAGCAAATAATTAGCAATAGGGCCAAAATCGTTCaagaa ACCGTAGCAGTAGAAgattttgaaaagaaaattgaCTGTGGACAAGCTGAAGAATTAATTTTACAGGCTGAAAATGAATTAGTCTTGTCCAGACAGATGTTGGCATTTAAACCATGGGAATCGTTAATTGCCAAACCAAGTGCTGACCAATGGTCCTGGCCTCCGTCaaagtaa